A part of Chitinimonas koreensis genomic DNA contains:
- a CDS encoding cob(I)yrinic acid a,c-diamide adenosyltransferase, protein MANRLSKIVTRTGDDGSTGLGDGSRVSKASLRIAVLGDVDELNSQLGVALAETLPAALRLVLVKVQHDLFDLGGEVCIPGRVALVEAQLARLEEDVAAFNAELPPLKEFILPGGSRAAAALHVARAVCRRAERGLVELAAAEPVSELAPRYLNRLSDLLFVLARAANRADGCGDVLWQPGLNAA, encoded by the coding sequence ATGGCCAACCGCCTTTCGAAGATCGTCACCCGTACCGGCGACGACGGCAGCACCGGTCTCGGCGACGGCAGCCGCGTTTCCAAGGCCAGCCTGCGCATCGCGGTGCTCGGCGACGTCGACGAGCTCAACAGCCAGCTCGGCGTGGCGCTGGCCGAGACGCTGCCGGCCGCGCTGCGGCTGGTGCTGGTCAAGGTCCAGCACGATCTGTTCGACCTCGGCGGCGAGGTCTGCATCCCCGGCCGCGTCGCGCTGGTCGAGGCGCAGCTGGCGCGGCTGGAGGAGGACGTCGCGGCCTTCAACGCCGAGCTGCCGCCGCTGAAGGAATTCATCCTGCCCGGCGGCAGTCGCGCCGCCGCGGCGCTGCACGTGGCGCGCGCGGTCTGTCGCCGGGCCGAACGCGGCCTGGTCGAGCTGGCCGCCGCCGAGCCGGTGTCGGAGCTGGCGCCGCGCTATCTCAATCGTCTGTCCGACCTGCTGTTCGTGCTGGCGCGCGCGGCCAACCGCGCCGACGGCTGCGGCGACGTGCTGTGGCAGCCGGGCCTGAACGCCGCATGA
- a CDS encoding lytic transglycosylase domain-containing protein, with amino-acid sequence MRHLALAAALLLIASPAALAGAQKEEALSLSVATAMQRSINDATAPRLVFASAGEGQAWLAEMSGRLKKKIPDDFMREKLLTAIHYEATRAGLDPQMVLGLIQVESGFRKYAISSVGARGLMQVMPFWVRSIGTNEHNLFDMYTNLRFGCTILRHYLDIEKGDLYRALGRYNGSLGKPEYPNLVLGAWKANWDWQPGAVRLQTVAYPAK; translated from the coding sequence GTGCGCCATCTCGCCCTTGCCGCCGCCCTGTTGCTGATCGCTTCGCCGGCCGCGCTGGCCGGCGCGCAGAAAGAGGAAGCGCTGTCGCTGTCGGTGGCGACCGCCATGCAGCGCTCGATCAACGACGCGACCGCGCCGCGGCTGGTGTTCGCCAGCGCTGGCGAAGGCCAGGCCTGGCTGGCCGAGATGTCGGGCCGCCTGAAGAAGAAGATTCCCGACGACTTCATGCGCGAGAAGCTGTTGACCGCGATCCACTACGAGGCGACGCGGGCCGGGCTCGATCCGCAGATGGTGCTCGGGCTGATCCAGGTCGAGAGCGGCTTCCGCAAGTACGCGATCTCGTCGGTCGGCGCGCGCGGGCTGATGCAGGTGATGCCGTTCTGGGTGCGCAGCATCGGCACCAACGAACACAACCTGTTCGATATGTATACCAACCTGCGCTTCGGCTGCACCATCCTGCGCCACTACCTCGACATCGAGAAGGGCGACCTCTACCGCGCGCTGGGCCGCTACAACGGCAGCCTGGGCAAGCCCGAGTACCCGAACCTGGTGCTCGGCGCCTGGAAGGCGAACTGGGATTGGCAACCGGGTGCGGTGCGCCTGCAGACGGTGGCCTACCCGGCCAAGTAG
- a CDS encoding GNAT family N-acetyltransferase, with amino-acid sequence MSAAIRPATAADAACVAALGLQVWLDTYTLEGIRPALADYALGRFTPANVLGWLADPVRALWVAEGEGGHLLGYLLLVAGTDSGTAAVDGLEVETLYVSRHAHRQGVGRRLLAAGDRVAAARGEPALWLTTWHRNAAALAFYAACGFERVGLAYFLLEGERHLNHLLRRPLGDGGA; translated from the coding sequence ATGAGCGCCGCGATCCGCCCGGCGACCGCCGCCGATGCCGCCTGCGTGGCCGCGCTCGGCCTGCAGGTCTGGCTCGATACCTACACGCTCGAAGGCATCCGGCCGGCGCTGGCCGACTACGCGCTCGGCCGCTTCACGCCGGCCAATGTGCTGGGCTGGCTGGCCGACCCGGTGCGCGCGTTGTGGGTGGCCGAAGGCGAGGGCGGCCACCTGCTCGGCTACCTGCTGCTGGTGGCCGGCACCGACTCCGGTACGGCCGCGGTGGACGGGCTCGAGGTGGAAACGCTCTATGTTTCGCGCCATGCCCATCGGCAGGGCGTCGGCCGCCGCCTGCTGGCGGCCGGCGACCGCGTCGCCGCCGCGCGCGGCGAACCGGCGCTGTGGCTGACGACCTGGCACCGCAACGCCGCGGCGCTGGCGTTCTACGCCGCCTGCGGCTTCGAGCGGGTCGGCCTGGCCTATTTCCTGCTCGAGGGCGAGCGCCATCTGAACCACCTGCTGCGGCGCCCGCTGGGCGATGGCGGCGCCTGA
- a CDS encoding FUSC family protein, translating to MRFLPLHLLHLRQGALPWRQAVCAAFGVAAPVAVAVWLDRPVGLLFGAVGGLYASLLDFGGTLRHRLLTQFAGLALVVLSALAGLWLGPHHHLLFVTLAVLSFGIGWVDGTGVAVETILRFAALILLIYAFMPMLPPEGLPFFGLGMAAGLLAVWLDSLVWPRALPRRHPGLRNATRLIAAGHNAGWQHATGFCLAVCGGLALALWLGYQRPAWVAAATLFVIRPDGPDSLRRLFQSAFGTACGVALAWTVGHFTSDPAVLLGCVIGLAFLRPIALAKNLWAQSATLTALVLLLFDLALGDAGRATSVALLHARLVDTTLGSAVALAAMLLFNPTARRHLLERLRKPRAEPAAPA from the coding sequence ATGCGCTTCTTGCCCCTACATCTGCTGCACCTGCGCCAGGGCGCCTTGCCCTGGCGCCAGGCCGTCTGCGCCGCCTTCGGCGTGGCCGCGCCGGTCGCCGTGGCGGTCTGGCTCGACCGGCCGGTCGGCCTCCTGTTCGGCGCGGTCGGCGGGCTCTACGCCAGCCTGCTCGATTTCGGCGGCACGCTGCGCCACCGCCTGCTGACCCAGTTCGCCGGCCTCGCGCTGGTGGTGCTCAGCGCGCTGGCCGGGCTGTGGCTCGGGCCGCACCACCACCTGCTGTTCGTCACCCTGGCCGTGCTCAGCTTCGGCATCGGCTGGGTCGACGGCACCGGCGTGGCGGTCGAGACCATCCTGCGCTTCGCTGCGTTGATCCTGCTGATCTACGCCTTCATGCCCATGCTGCCGCCCGAGGGCCTGCCGTTCTTCGGCCTGGGCATGGCGGCCGGCCTGCTGGCGGTCTGGCTCGACAGCCTGGTCTGGCCGCGCGCGCTGCCGCGCCGCCACCCGGGCCTGCGCAACGCCACCCGGCTGATCGCGGCCGGCCACAACGCCGGCTGGCAGCACGCGACCGGTTTCTGCCTGGCCGTCTGCGGCGGTCTCGCGCTGGCGCTGTGGCTCGGCTACCAGCGGCCGGCCTGGGTGGCGGCTGCGACGCTGTTCGTGATCCGGCCCGACGGCCCGGACAGCCTGCGCCGGCTGTTCCAGAGCGCCTTCGGCACCGCCTGCGGGGTGGCGCTGGCCTGGACGGTCGGCCACTTCACCAGCGATCCGGCCGTGCTGCTGGGCTGCGTGATCGGCCTGGCCTTCTTGCGGCCGATCGCGCTGGCCAAGAACCTGTGGGCGCAGTCGGCCACGCTGACCGCGCTGGTGCTGCTGCTGTTCGACCTCGCGCTTGGCGACGCCGGCCGCGCCACCAGCGTGGCGCTGCTGCACGCGCGGCTGGTCGACACCACGCTGGGCTCGGCGGTCGCGCTGGCGGCGATGCTGCTGTTCAACCCGACCGCGCGCCGCCACCTGCTCGAACGGCTGCGCAAGCCGCGCGCCGAACCGGCCGCGCCGGCCTGA
- a CDS encoding acetyl-CoA C-acetyltransferase, with the protein MSEAFIYDAIRTPRGRGKADGSLHEVKPVSLLTGLMHALEARIGLATAEVDDVVLGCVTPVGDQGGDIAKTAALAAGWDWKAAGVQVNRFCGSGLEAVNLAAQKVRSGWEDIVVAGGVESMSRVPMGSDGWAMATDPETARALGFVPQGIGADLIATLEGYGRAEVDAYAVESQRRAAAARAAGRFARSIVPVRDLNGIAILAEDEFIKPATTAEGLAKLKPSFEQMGAMGYDAVALRRYPWVERIDHVHHAGNASGIVDGAALVLLASEAAGRRYGWTPRARVVATALTGTDPTIMLTGPAPAAQKALAKAGLSADDIDLYEVNEAFAAVVMRFAREMGVGMDRINVNGGAIAMGHPLGATGAMILGTLVDELERQGKRYGLATLCIGGGMGVATIVENLL; encoded by the coding sequence ATGAGCGAAGCATTCATCTACGACGCCATCCGCACCCCGCGCGGCCGCGGCAAGGCCGACGGCAGCCTGCACGAGGTCAAGCCGGTGTCGCTGCTGACCGGCCTGATGCACGCGCTGGAAGCGCGCATCGGTCTTGCCACCGCCGAGGTCGACGACGTGGTGCTCGGCTGCGTCACCCCGGTCGGCGACCAGGGCGGCGACATCGCCAAGACCGCCGCGCTGGCGGCCGGCTGGGACTGGAAGGCGGCCGGCGTGCAGGTCAACCGTTTCTGCGGCTCGGGCCTCGAGGCGGTCAACCTGGCGGCGCAGAAGGTGCGCTCGGGCTGGGAGGACATCGTGGTGGCCGGCGGCGTCGAATCGATGTCGCGGGTGCCGATGGGCTCGGACGGCTGGGCCATGGCGACCGACCCGGAGACCGCGCGCGCGCTCGGCTTCGTGCCGCAGGGCATCGGCGCCGACCTGATCGCCACGCTGGAGGGCTACGGCCGCGCCGAGGTCGACGCCTACGCGGTGGAGAGCCAGCGCCGCGCCGCCGCCGCGCGCGCCGCCGGCCGCTTCGCCCGCTCGATCGTGCCGGTGCGCGACCTGAACGGCATCGCCATCCTGGCCGAGGACGAATTCATCAAGCCGGCCACCACGGCCGAGGGCCTGGCCAAGCTCAAGCCGAGCTTCGAGCAGATGGGCGCGATGGGCTACGACGCGGTGGCGCTGCGGCGCTATCCCTGGGTCGAGCGCATCGACCACGTCCACCATGCCGGCAACGCCTCGGGCATCGTCGACGGCGCCGCGCTGGTGCTGCTGGCCAGCGAAGCGGCCGGCCGCCGCTACGGCTGGACGCCGCGCGCGCGGGTGGTCGCCACCGCGCTGACCGGCACCGATCCGACCATCATGCTGACCGGCCCCGCGCCGGCGGCGCAGAAGGCCCTGGCCAAGGCCGGCCTGAGCGCCGACGACATCGACCTGTACGAGGTCAACGAGGCCTTCGCCGCGGTGGTGATGCGCTTCGCCCGCGAGATGGGCGTCGGCATGGACCGTATCAACGTCAACGGCGGTGCGATCGCCATGGGCCATCCGCTCGGCGCGACCGGGGCGATGATCCTCGGCACCCTGGTCGACGAGCTCGAGCGGCAGGGCAAGCGCTACGGCCTGGCGACGCTGTGCATCGGCGGCGGCATGGGGGTCGCCACGATCGTCGAGAACCTGCTGTGA
- a CDS encoding PKD domain-containing protein, translating to MFENLRKAVLAAALSALAACGGGGGDSGGQPPAGGVNRPPAAAMVVSGDVRANAADASLSVTIGGLVRLDGTKSNDPDKDALTYAWTLLGRPDGSAVAIGSGNASQIEFKPDVLGSYTVALKVSDGKGGSNTQQMVIRADNQAPVSNIVVQPQFTPAVTNLPQQTVTVGGVVTLDGKQTTDPDGHAITVGYELIERPNGSTAALNVSGEVAVLTTDTLGLFKIRARGTDGHGGSFESIYSIKADNRAPSSSIQAEVQFTPAVTNLLAQSVTVGASIVLDGSGTIDADGDIVQFDYQLIERPVGSAATLAVSGKTARTVADVRGQYRVRVRGSDGNGGSSESIHSFVADNWAPDTVVVASATNVIANGGTNSLSSAVGYDVILDGASSSDLDGDALTHDWQLVSKPQGSAVAFASTSGSRVTFSPDLLGDYVVKLTVTDIRGAKSQYTTTVTANNRRPIANIATNATPQSLPAAPSVLLPLGTEVTLRGSGSIDADGDALSYAWTFESRPQGSVAQLSAASVADPVFTADVEGSYVLRLKVTDALGAFSERTIRLNIGTHAPVAVISRSSMTVVAGDRLQASAALSSDEDGDSLSYAWAVDARPVGSTANIAIANTAELAFTPDLPGTYVLSVRVGDGRSNNVAYLNVRALASASNAIPLNFAPDYAKYSKNLDKLVLTATNPDAVHIVDPFTGTIRSVPLPLPVKNFSLSPNGKLAAVLHEGIVTLIDLTTATLVHSSATGGAQTDAFVLDSGAIYLIGQTGGQWVDEAVVVVNGRTGERIYSSGYIHGSSFYGTQYGVLADRLNKVLFMPQGLSPSDISYFYYDPVTNSVGGTGDSPYHGDYPMNTPLYLTENQSIVFSSYLGAYYRTDTLQYAGMLSGLTGSIVSMSNSSAQQELLLLQDGWVDGNPVYPASYKRYYGALFLPDADIALPAIGGTPSYGIGIFHSAADKHVALVQTGTNAKRGAGVRYHVIVR from the coding sequence ATGTTTGAAAATCTGCGGAAGGCAGTATTGGCTGCCGCGCTGAGCGCGCTAGCTGCCTGTGGTGGGGGTGGGGGCGATAGTGGCGGGCAGCCACCCGCGGGCGGCGTGAATCGCCCCCCAGCAGCGGCGATGGTGGTGAGCGGTGACGTTCGAGCCAATGCTGCGGATGCAAGCCTGAGCGTGACGATTGGCGGTCTAGTCCGCCTCGACGGTACCAAGAGCAACGATCCGGACAAAGACGCATTGACCTATGCCTGGACCTTGCTCGGCAGGCCTGACGGCAGCGCCGTGGCGATTGGATCGGGGAATGCGAGCCAGATTGAATTCAAACCAGACGTATTGGGTAGCTATACCGTTGCGCTGAAGGTGTCGGACGGAAAGGGCGGTAGCAATACGCAGCAGATGGTCATCCGGGCGGACAACCAGGCGCCGGTGTCCAATATTGTCGTCCAACCCCAGTTCACTCCGGCTGTGACAAACTTGCCGCAGCAGACGGTGACGGTCGGTGGGGTCGTCACGCTTGACGGAAAGCAGACCACCGATCCGGATGGTCACGCGATCACAGTGGGCTACGAACTGATCGAACGCCCGAACGGGAGCACGGCGGCGCTGAATGTCTCTGGCGAGGTAGCCGTTCTGACCACGGATACCTTAGGTCTGTTCAAGATTCGGGCCCGTGGCACGGATGGACATGGCGGTAGTTTCGAGTCCATTTATTCGATCAAGGCCGACAACCGGGCGCCGTCGTCGAGCATCCAGGCGGAAGTGCAATTCACTCCGGCGGTAACCAATCTTTTGGCCCAGTCGGTGACGGTCGGCGCGAGCATCGTGCTCGACGGAAGCGGTACGATCGATGCCGACGGCGACATCGTGCAATTCGACTACCAGTTGATCGAGCGTCCGGTGGGCAGTGCGGCCACGCTGGCGGTTTCCGGTAAGACGGCGCGTACCGTCGCGGATGTCCGTGGCCAGTACCGAGTTCGGGTACGCGGTTCTGATGGAAACGGTGGCAGCTCGGAGTCGATCCATTCGTTTGTCGCCGACAATTGGGCGCCTGATACGGTCGTGGTCGCCTCGGCGACGAACGTGATCGCCAATGGCGGCACAAACAGCCTGAGCAGCGCTGTGGGCTACGACGTCATCCTCGATGGGGCGTCTAGCTCGGATTTGGATGGCGATGCGCTGACGCATGACTGGCAGCTGGTCAGCAAGCCTCAGGGAAGCGCAGTGGCCTTTGCCTCGACTTCGGGCAGCAGGGTGACCTTTTCGCCGGACCTGCTCGGCGATTATGTGGTCAAGCTGACCGTGACCGATATACGCGGCGCCAAATCCCAATATACGACCACCGTGACTGCCAACAACCGTCGGCCGATCGCCAATATTGCGACGAACGCGACTCCGCAGTCCTTGCCGGCTGCACCGAGCGTACTCTTGCCACTGGGGACGGAAGTCACCCTGCGCGGTAGCGGGAGTATCGATGCCGACGGCGACGCGCTAAGTTACGCATGGACGTTCGAGAGCCGGCCTCAGGGCAGCGTAGCCCAATTGTCTGCGGCCTCGGTTGCGGATCCGGTCTTTACCGCCGACGTCGAAGGCAGTTATGTACTACGTCTCAAGGTCACCGATGCACTCGGGGCGTTTTCTGAAAGAACCATTCGCCTGAACATTGGCACGCATGCGCCGGTGGCAGTGATCAGCCGCTCGAGCATGACCGTGGTGGCGGGAGATCGGCTGCAGGCATCCGCTGCGCTGAGTTCGGACGAAGACGGCGATTCGTTGAGTTATGCATGGGCGGTCGACGCCAGGCCGGTCGGCAGTACTGCGAACATTGCGATCGCCAATACGGCGGAACTTGCCTTTACTCCGGACCTGCCGGGTACTTATGTGCTGTCGGTGAGGGTGGGCGATGGACGTAGCAACAACGTGGCGTATTTGAACGTAAGGGCGCTGGCGTCGGCGAGCAACGCGATCCCGCTCAATTTTGCGCCCGACTATGCCAAGTACAGCAAGAACTTGGACAAGCTGGTGTTGACTGCGACCAATCCCGATGCCGTGCATATCGTGGATCCGTTCACTGGTACCATTCGTTCGGTGCCCTTGCCGCTACCGGTCAAGAATTTCTCGCTGAGCCCGAATGGCAAGTTGGCTGCCGTCCTGCACGAGGGCATCGTGACCTTGATCGACCTGACGACGGCGACCTTGGTCCATTCCAGCGCGACCGGTGGGGCGCAGACCGACGCGTTCGTGCTCGATAGTGGTGCTATTTACCTGATTGGGCAAACCGGTGGTCAATGGGTCGATGAGGCCGTGGTCGTCGTGAATGGCCGGACCGGTGAAAGAATCTACAGCAGTGGATATATTCATGGGTCCAGCTTTTATGGAACCCAATATGGCGTACTTGCGGATCGATTGAACAAAGTGCTGTTCATGCCACAGGGGTTGTCGCCGTCGGATATTTCCTACTTCTACTATGACCCAGTGACCAATAGCGTGGGTGGAACGGGAGATTCCCCTTACCACGGGGATTATCCCATGAATACCCCGCTTTATCTGACGGAAAACCAGAGCATCGTTTTCTCATCCTATCTCGGTGCTTATTATCGTACCGATACCTTGCAATACGCGGGCATGCTGAGTGGATTGACCGGTAGTATCGTCAGTATGAGCAACTCGTCGGCGCAGCAGGAATTACTGCTGCTGCAGGATGGATGGGTCGATGGCAATCCGGTATATCCGGCCAGCTACAAGCGCTATTATGGAGCGCTATTCCTGCCCGATGCGGATATCGCCTTGCCTGCCATCGGCGGTACGCCGTCCTACGGCATCGGGATATTCCATAGCGCTGCCGACAAGCATGTGGCTCTGGTGCAAACTGGAACGAATGCCAAGAGAGGAGCTGGCGTCCGGTATCACGTCATCGTCCGTTGA
- a CDS encoding acyl-CoA dehydrogenase family protein produces MIPRRHFDAEHELFRDNFRRFLADEIVPHQREWEAAGMVPRQVWRRAGELGFLAPFVDEQYGGAGCRDFRYDQVVAEELGLANEWGLALGLHSSLVAPYIDAFGSEAQKRRYLPGVVSGDCVLAVAMTEPGTGSDLAAIQTRAELRGDHWRLDGAKTFISNGVNSDLVIVAARTHPTEKRGLSLFLVEKGWDGFEIGRKLDKIGQHSQDTAELFFRDVRVPVENLLGEPHQGFRMLMQMLAPERLTCAIGSLGAARAALALTLDYVKQRQAFGQRLFDFQNTRFELAAIKTELDVGQVYLDRLVMEHNAGSLDAVDAAEAKLWTSELLGRAADRCLQLFGGYGYMAEYPIGRLWASARVARIYAGSSEIMKEIVARAM; encoded by the coding sequence ATGATTCCCCGCCGCCATTTCGATGCGGAACACGAGCTGTTCCGCGACAACTTCCGCCGCTTCCTGGCCGACGAGATCGTGCCGCACCAGCGCGAGTGGGAAGCCGCCGGCATGGTGCCGCGGCAGGTTTGGAGGCGCGCCGGCGAATTGGGTTTCCTCGCGCCCTTCGTCGACGAGCAGTACGGCGGCGCCGGCTGCCGCGATTTCCGCTACGACCAGGTGGTGGCCGAGGAGCTCGGCCTCGCCAACGAGTGGGGCCTGGCGCTCGGCCTGCATTCCTCGCTGGTGGCGCCCTATATCGACGCCTTCGGCAGCGAGGCGCAGAAGCGCCGCTACCTGCCCGGCGTGGTGTCGGGCGACTGCGTGCTGGCGGTGGCGATGACCGAGCCCGGCACCGGCAGCGACCTGGCCGCGATCCAGACGCGGGCCGAGCTGCGCGGCGACCATTGGCGGCTCGACGGCGCCAAGACCTTCATCTCCAACGGGGTGAACAGCGACCTGGTGATCGTCGCCGCCCGCACCCATCCGACCGAGAAGCGCGGCCTGTCGCTGTTCCTGGTCGAGAAGGGCTGGGACGGCTTCGAGATCGGCCGCAAGCTCGACAAGATCGGCCAGCACAGCCAGGACACCGCCGAGCTGTTCTTCCGCGACGTGCGGGTGCCGGTGGAGAACCTGCTCGGCGAGCCGCACCAGGGCTTCCGGATGCTGATGCAGATGCTGGCGCCCGAGCGGCTGACCTGCGCGATCGGCTCGCTCGGCGCCGCCCGGGCGGCGCTCGCGCTGACGCTCGACTACGTCAAGCAGCGCCAGGCCTTCGGCCAGCGGCTGTTCGACTTCCAGAACACCCGCTTCGAGCTGGCGGCGATCAAGACCGAGCTCGACGTCGGCCAGGTCTACCTCGACCGGCTGGTGATGGAGCACAACGCCGGCAGCCTCGACGCGGTCGACGCCGCCGAGGCCAAGCTGTGGACCAGCGAGCTGCTGGGCCGTGCGGCCGACCGCTGCCTGCAGCTGTTCGGCGGCTACGGCTACATGGCCGAATACCCGATCGGCCGGCTGTGGGCCTCGGCCCGGGTGGCGCGGATCTATGCGGGTTCGAGCGAGATCATGAAAGAGATCGTGGCGCGGGCGATGTGA
- a CDS encoding 3-hydroxyacyl-CoA dehydrogenase NAD-binding domain-containing protein produces MSIHYSIDADRIVTLTLDAQGEKTNTMNAAFRAALHEAVARLQAERESIAGVILTSAKRSFFSGGDLKELVAIPADGAEGFFRMVEALKADMRALETLGVPVVAAINGSALGGGFELTLICHHRIALDDESIRLGLPEVTLGLLPGAGGVTRMVRLLGLQGAFDYLLEGRQFSPRTGAKAGLVHALAATPAELIEQARGWILAHPAAKQPWDLDGYKLPGGAPSQPKVAQMLAVAPAMLYEKTRGNYPAAEAILAAMVEGAQVDFATACRIETRYFTKLATGQVAKNLIGTLFFAMNEIKAGAGRPAGIAPQPVARVGVLGAGMMGAGIAWACASRGIEVVLKDVSLEAAEKGKAYSAKLLEKRIAKGRTSEAEAAAILARIRPADSAAELAGCELVIEAVFEDRALKAQVTREAEAVLGAEAIFASNTSTLPISGLAEASMRPERFVGLHFFSPVDKMQLVEIVRGRQTSAETLARAHDFVQQIGKTPIVVGDGRGFFTSRVFGSYVNEGMAMLAEGVPPAMIEQAGLQAGMPVGPLAVTDEVSLTLCERIAGQARADLGAAYRPHPAEAVVERMIHGFGRKGRAAGGGFYEYPEGGRKRLWPGLAAFAEGTAPAAGPRFEMRELIDRLLFVQALETARCFDEGVLEHARDADVGSLLGIGFPAWTGGAMQFLRQHGAALERAGELAAKHGERFAAPASLAARLG; encoded by the coding sequence ATGAGCATCCACTACAGCATCGACGCCGACCGCATCGTCACCCTGACGCTCGATGCGCAAGGCGAGAAGACCAACACCATGAACGCGGCCTTCCGCGCTGCGCTGCACGAGGCGGTGGCGCGGCTGCAGGCCGAGCGCGAGTCGATCGCCGGCGTGATCCTGACCTCGGCCAAGCGCAGCTTCTTCTCCGGCGGCGACCTCAAGGAGCTGGTCGCCATCCCGGCCGACGGCGCCGAGGGCTTCTTCCGCATGGTCGAGGCGCTCAAGGCCGACATGCGCGCGCTCGAGACGCTCGGCGTGCCGGTGGTGGCCGCCATCAACGGCAGCGCGCTCGGCGGCGGCTTCGAGCTGACGTTGATCTGCCACCACCGCATCGCGCTCGACGACGAGTCGATCCGGCTCGGCCTGCCCGAAGTCACGCTGGGCCTGCTGCCCGGCGCCGGCGGCGTCACCCGCATGGTGCGGCTCTTGGGCCTGCAGGGCGCCTTCGACTACCTGCTCGAAGGCCGCCAGTTCTCGCCGCGCACCGGCGCCAAGGCCGGCCTGGTCCACGCGCTGGCCGCCACGCCGGCCGAGCTGATCGAACAGGCGCGCGGCTGGATCCTGGCCCACCCGGCGGCCAAGCAGCCGTGGGACCTGGACGGCTACAAGCTGCCCGGCGGCGCGCCGAGCCAGCCCAAGGTGGCGCAGATGCTGGCGGTGGCGCCGGCCATGCTGTACGAGAAGACGCGCGGCAACTATCCGGCGGCCGAGGCGATCCTGGCCGCCATGGTCGAGGGCGCCCAGGTCGACTTCGCCACCGCCTGCCGCATCGAGACGCGCTACTTCACCAAATTGGCGACCGGCCAGGTGGCCAAGAACCTGATCGGTACGCTGTTCTTCGCCATGAACGAGATCAAGGCCGGCGCCGGCCGTCCGGCCGGCATCGCGCCGCAGCCGGTGGCGCGCGTCGGCGTGCTCGGCGCCGGCATGATGGGCGCCGGCATCGCCTGGGCCTGCGCCTCGCGCGGCATCGAGGTGGTGCTCAAGGACGTGAGCCTGGAGGCGGCGGAGAAGGGCAAGGCCTATTCGGCCAAGTTGCTGGAAAAGCGCATCGCCAAGGGGCGTACCAGTGAAGCCGAGGCGGCCGCCATCCTGGCGCGCATCCGGCCGGCCGATTCGGCCGCCGAGCTGGCCGGCTGCGAGCTGGTGATCGAGGCGGTGTTCGAGGACCGCGCGCTCAAGGCGCAGGTGACGCGCGAGGCCGAGGCGGTGCTCGGCGCCGAGGCGATCTTCGCGTCCAACACCTCGACCCTGCCGATCAGCGGCCTGGCCGAGGCGTCCATGCGGCCGGAGCGCTTCGTCGGCCTGCATTTCTTCAGCCCGGTCGACAAGATGCAGCTGGTCGAGATCGTGCGCGGCCGCCAGACCAGCGCCGAGACGCTGGCGCGCGCCCACGACTTCGTGCAGCAGATCGGCAAGACGCCGATCGTGGTCGGCGACGGCCGCGGTTTCTTCACCAGCCGGGTGTTCGGCAGCTATGTGAACGAGGGCATGGCCATGCTGGCGGAGGGCGTGCCGCCGGCGATGATCGAGCAGGCGGGTCTGCAGGCCGGCATGCCGGTCGGCCCGCTGGCGGTCACCGACGAGGTGAGCCTGACGCTGTGCGAGCGCATTGCCGGCCAGGCCCGCGCCGATCTCGGCGCTGCCTACCGGCCGCACCCGGCCGAGGCGGTGGTCGAGCGGATGATCCACGGCTTCGGCCGCAAGGGCAGGGCGGCCGGCGGCGGCTTCTACGAGTATCCGGAGGGCGGTCGCAAGCGGCTGTGGCCGGGTCTTGCCGCCTTTGCCGAAGGGACGGCGCCGGCCGCCGGCCCGCGCTTCGAGATGCGCGAGCTGATCGACCGGCTGCTGTTCGTGCAGGCGCTGGAGACCGCGCGCTGCTTCGACGAGGGCGTGCTCGAACACGCGCGCGACGCCGACGTCGGCTCGCTGCTCGGCATCGGCTTCCCGGCCTGGACCGGCGGCGCGATGCAGTTCCTGCGCCAGCACGGCGCGGCGCTGGAACGGGCGGGCGAGCTGGCGGCCAAGCACGGCGAACGGTTCGCCGCGCCGGCTTCGCTGGCGGCGCGGCTGGGCTGA